A window of the Hordeum vulgare subsp. vulgare chromosome 5H, MorexV3_pseudomolecules_assembly, whole genome shotgun sequence genome harbors these coding sequences:
- the LOC123452484 gene encoding uncharacterized protein LOC123452484 produces MASTPPPRDLARLDPAAPPTRDLAGLALAAERSRRPRPRHGSHAATPSGQSPDRRSSSSSACKDFLRKFVDNELLTASLEDWFSGNSEDCGFKKPAFDVPFDLAELQNFDYALEGVTFQQLVRMPNALHASTSDVFEATAHLALEDFLHAGIKGLWEAFWGPEEAMPFSVACIHSTSSRFYPAEKAIGSGKLDGVCATAVLLKNSKHSQGRWDHIVVLALLRPDIGMVSAQSDQHLSPAVLGEALFFALRVLLSRSLSRSSTVLRNSDSVYVLLVDSQFGGVVNVQGDLNKLNFDLNNVYECAAEWIKKDAEITVSSVDRVWNKLGNANWGDIGTLQVLLAVFHSMIQFCGAPKYSLDELATEHSSRLQSRRSERHLVDRQSNGNGLFRFQQRSHSPEIVEVQEEGTVDVKPDEILKLEIGSIVLMEDSNCQKGFQINDIRTESEPPIYGAVPVEEPTKSYLLYVGSSPSHLEPAWEDMNSWYQVQRQTKVLTLMKQRDISSRYIPQMVASGRVVHPGPCNKPNSSGSCGHPLCSTPILVTSPVGETISNLIRNGLFGVDEALRCCHDCLSALAAASSAGIRHGDIRPENVIRVSNGSRQPHFVLIGWGHAILEDRDRPLMNLFFSSTFALQEGKLCAASDAESLIYLLYFSCGGVCPELDSVEGALQWRETSWSRRVIQQKLGDVAAVLKAFADYVDSLCGTPYPMDYEIWLRRFRRTINEDHGKEVDTSS; encoded by the exons ATGGCATCGACCCCGCCGCCGCGAGATCTCGCGCGCCTCGACCCCGCCGCGCCGCCCACGCGAGATCTCGCCGGCCTCGCCCTCGCCGCCGAAAGATCTCGCCGGCCCCGGCCTCGCCACGGCTCTCACGCGGCGACGCCGTCAG GCCAATCGCCTGACCGGCGCAGTTCATCATCATCCGCCTGTAAAGATTTCCTCCGCAAGTTTGTGGACAACGAGCTTCTCACTGCAAGCCTAGAGGACTGGTTCTCCGGGAACAGCGAAGACTGCGGTTTCAAGAAGCCGGCTTTCGATGTTCCTTTTGACCTTGCCGAGctgcagaattttgactatgctcTGGAAGGTGTTACTTTTCAGCAGCTAGTGCGGATGCCGAACGCTCTTCATGCGTCGACATCAGACGTTTTTGAAGCTACCGCGCACCTTGCCCTGGAGGATTTTCTGCATGCTGGCATCAAGGGACTGTGGGAAGCTTTCTGGGGTCCTGAGGAAGCTATGCCTTTCTCTGTTGCCTGTATACACAGCACGAGCTCCCGATTTTACCCTGCCGAGAAGGCTATTGGCAGTGGAAAACTCGATGGTGTTTGTGCGACAGCTGTGCTGCTCAAGAATTCAAAGCATTCACAAGGGAGGTGGGATCATATTGTTGTGTTGGCTTTGCTGAGACCTGATATTGGAATGGTTTCTGCGCAGAGTGACCAGCATCTGTCTCCTGCTGTCCTGGGGGAGGCGCTATTCTTTGCACTTCGTGTATTACTTTCTCGGAGCCTCAGCAGGTCCTCCACTGTCCTTCGAAATTCAGATTCTGTTTATGTCCTCCTTGTAGATTCACAGTTTGGAGGGGTGGTAAATGTCCAAGGCGATCTGAACAAGCTAAATTTTGATTTGAACAATGTTTATGAGTGTGCTGCTGAATGGATAAAAAAGGATGCCGAAATCACAGTTTCTTCCGTTGACCGAGTATGGAATAAACTTGGGAATGCTAACTGGGGAGACATTGGGACCCTTCAAGTTCTCCTTGCAGTTTTCCACTCGATGATCCAATTCTGTGGAGCACCAAAGTATTCTCTTGATGAACTGGCCACAGAGCATAGTTCCCGGCTACAGAGTCGAAGATCGGAGAGACACTTGGTCGACAGACAATCCAATGGAAACGGTCTGTTTCGGTtccagcagcgaagtcattctcctGAGATTGTTGAAGTACAGGAGGAAGGCACTGTCGATGTAAAACCAGATGAAATTTTGAAGCTTGAGATCGGGTCAATTGTCTTGATGGAAGATTCTAACTGCCAGAAGGGTTTTCAAATCAATGACATTCGAACAGAAAGTGAGCCTCCTATTTATGGTGCTGTTCCTGTGGAAGAGCCTACCAAATCCTATTTGCTGTATGTAGGTTCCAGTCCTTCTCATCTGGAGCCAGCATGGGAGGATATGAATTCCTGGTACCAAGTTCAAAGACAGACGAAAGTACTGACCTTGATGAAGCAAAGGGACATCTCTAGCAGATACATACCACAGATGGTAGCTTCTGGACGTGTAGTCCATCCAGGCCCATGCAACAAGCCGAACTCCAGCGGGAGTTGTGGTCATCCACTGTGCAGCACTCCAATCCTTGTCACCTCACCAGTTGGGGAGACCATTTCAAATCTGATACGGAACGGATTGTTTGGTGTTGATGAGGCTCTGAGATGTTGCCATGACTGTTTATCCGCTCTTGCTGCTGCATCATCTGCGGGAATTCGTCATGGTGATATCCGGCCAGAGAATGTGATCCGTGTCAGCAATGGTTCAAGGCAACCGCATTTTGTACTTATTGGATGGGGTCATGCTATCCTAGAAGATAGGGATCGACCTTTGATGAATCTATTCTTCTCATCAACTTTTGCTCTTCAGGAAGGGAAGCTATGTGCAGCATCTGATGCAGAAAGTTTAATATACCTTTTATATTTCTCATGTGGCGGAGTCTGCCCAGAGCTTGACTCGGTTGAAGGTGCACTTCAATGGAGAGAGACATCATGGTCAAGGAGAGTTATACAACAGAAGTTGGGTGATGTTGCAGCAGTTTTGAAAGCATTTGCAGATTATGTTGACAGCCTATGCGGGACCCCCTACCCTATGGACTATGAAATATGGTTGCGAAGGTTCCGAAGAACAATAAATGAAGATCATGGGAAGGAGGTTGATACATCAAGTTAG